Within the Pseudomonas fulva genome, the region CGAGCTGCGCGCCGAGACGGACGTGATCGTGCTGATCTCCAACTGCCCGCAACTCAACAACCCCTGCAACGGCTGGAACCCGACGCCTGCCGAGGTGCTGGTATGGAACTGAGCCAACGCCTGCGCCGCCTGTTACTGCTGCTCTGCCAGAGCCGCTCGGCCCAATGCCTGAACACCGCTCCCCGGCAAAACCGCGATGCGTAGGGTGGATCGGGGCGCGTAGCCGTCGTTCCTTACGTCCACCAGGACCGCGATATGAGTCGGCCTGCCTAAACAGCAGGCGATCACACAGATTTCAACCACGGACGGCCGTGGTGCAGACCCAATACCGGCGGGACGGCCCGCCTCCTTCGACGAGGCCGCGTGATGGAGCGCAGCAGCTTCAGACGGCCTCGGGAGTCGATATGTTTGGAAAACTATTGATCGCCAATCGCGGCGCCATCGCTTGCCGCATCCTGCGCACCCTGCGTGAGCTCGACATCAAGGGCGTCGCCGTCTACGCCGAGGCCGACGTGGCCAGCCTGCATATCCAGCAGGCCGACGAGGCGTTCTCCCTCGGCGAAGGCCCGGCCGCACAGACTTATCTTGTCGTGGAGAAGATTCTCGACGTCGCCAAACGCACCGGCGCCCGAGCCATCCACCCCGGCTACGGCTTTCTCTCCGAAAACGCCGCCTTCGCCGAAGCCTGCGAAGCGGCCGGCATCGCCTTCGTCGGCCCCACGCCCGAACAACTGCGCGTGTTCGGTCTCAAGCACACCGCCCGTGCCCTGGCCAAGCGACATGGCGTGCCGATGCTCGAGGGCACCGAGCTACTGGAAAATCTCGACGCCGCGTTGGCCGCCGGCGAACAGGTCGGCTACCCGGTGATGCTGAAAAGCACCGCTGGCGGTGGTGGCATCGGCATGCGCGTTTGCCGTTCGGCAGCCGAACTCTGCGACGCCTTCGAGGCGGTCAAGCGCCTGGGCCAGAACAACTTCAGCGACAGCGGCGTATTCATCGAGAAATACATCCAGCGCGCCCGCCACCTGGAAGTGCAGGTGTTCGGCGACGGCCAGGGCGAGGTGATCGCCCTCGGCGTGCGCGACTGCTCGGTGCAGCGCCGCAACCAGAAGGTGCTGGAAGAAACCCCGGCGCCCAACCTGCCTGCCGGCATGAATGAGGCGCTGTGCGCCGCGGCGATCAAGCTGGCGGAAGCGGTTAGCTACCGCAGCGCCGGCACCGTCGAATTCGTCTACGACAGCGAGGCCGAGCGCTTCTACTTCCTGGAAGTGAACACCCGCCTGCAGGTCGAACACGGCGTCACCGAACAGGTGTGGGGCGTCGACCTGGTGCGCTGGATGATCGAGCTGGCCGCCGGTGATCTGCCGCCGCTCAGTGACCTGGCCAAAGCGCTCAAGCCATCCGGCCATGCCATCCAGGCACGCCTGTACGCCGAAGATCCGGGCCGCGACTTCCAGCCCAGCCCCGGCCTGCTCACCGCCGTGCAATTTCCCAAAGCCGACGGCAAGGCCCTGCGTATCGACACCTGGGTCGAAGCCGGCTGCGAGATTCCGCCCTACTTCGACCCGATGATCGCCAAGCTGATCACCTGGGCACCAACCCGTGAGCAAGCCAGCGCCGCCCTCGATAAAGCCCTGGCCGACTCGGTGCTATACGGCGTGGAATGCAACCGCAACTACCTGCGCCAGATTCTCAGCGACGCGCCCTTCGCCAGCGGCTCGCCATGGACGCGCTGCCTGGAAAATCTGGCCTACCAGGCCACTACCTTCGAGGTGCTGAGCGCCGGCACCCAGACCAGCGTGCAGGATTTCCCCGGCCGCATTGGCTACTGGGCCGTGGGCGTGCCGCCGTCCGGGCCGATGGACAGCCGCGCGCTGCGCCTGGGCAATCGTCTGCTCGGCAATGACGAAGGCGCCGCTGCGCTGGAAATCACCATGAGCGGCCCGCTGCTGCGCTTCAATACCGACGCGGTGATCGCCATCACCGGTGCCGAGATTCCCCTGAGCATCGATGGCGTGGAACAGCCGATGAACACCGCGCTGCTGATCGCGGCCGGCAGCACCCTGACGCTCGGCACCATTGCCGGTGCCGGCGCGCGTAGCTATCTCAGCATTCGTGGCGGCATCCAGGTGCCGGATTACCTGGGCAGCAAGAGCACCTTTACCCTCGGCCAGTTCGGCGGCCATGGCGGCCGCGCCCTGCGTGCCGGGGACGTGCTGCATATCCCGGCATTGGCGGATCGTCAGGCCGGCAACCAGCTGCCTGCCGAGCTGTATCCGGCTCTGCCAGCCGTGCGTGAAATCCGCGTGATTTACGGCCCCCATGGCGCGCCGGAGTACTTCACGCCCACCTATATAGAGACCTTCTTCGCCACCGCCTGGGAAGTGCACTTCAACTCCAGCCGCACCGGCGTGCGCCTGATCGGGCCCAAACCCGAGTGGGTACGCGAGAGCGGCGGCGAGGCCGGCCTGCATCCCTCGAATATCCACGACAACCCCTACGCCATCGGCGCGGTGGATTTCACCGGCGACATGCCGGTGATCCTCGGCCCGGACGGCCCCAGCCTGGGCGGCTTCGTGTGCCCGGTGACCATCATCGAGGCGGATCTATGGCAGCTCGGCCAGCTCAAGGCCGGCGACAAGGTACGCTTCGTGGCGGTGGATATCGTCACGGCGCGAGAGCTGGCCAAAACCAGTGCCAGCGAATGCACCACTCTCCGTGGGAGCGGATTTATCCGCGATATCGGTGTCGCCTCTATCGCGGCTGAAGCGGAGCGCCGCCCGGCCGCTCCCACAAACGCGACCATGACCCCGATTGCATCCGAACTGCAAAGCCCCATCGTGCTGGATATCGGCCAGGACGACACCCGCCTGGTCGCGCGCCTCTCCGGCGACACCCACCTGCTGCTGGAAATCGGCCAGCCGGAACTGGACCTGGTGTTGCGCTTCCGCGGCCATGCGCTGATGCAGGCACTGCAAGCCAAGGGGCTCGACGGCGTGATCGACCTGACGCCCGGCATCCGCTCGCTGCAGGTGCACTACCAGCCGGAAACCCTGGCCTTGCAGACGCTGCTGGAGATCGTCGCCGGCGAATGGGACGTCGTCTGCGCCGCCCGCGACCTCAAGGTGCCGTCGCGCATCGTCCACCTGCCGCTGTCCTGGGATGACCCGGCCTGCCAGCTGGCGATCAACAAGTACATGACCACCGTGCGCAAGGACGCACCCTGGTGCCCGAGCAACCTGGAGTTCATCCGCCGCATCAACGACCTGGAAAACCTCGAAGAGGTCTACCGCACCGTTTTCGACGCCAGCTACCTGGTAATGGGCCTGGGCGACGTGTACCTCGGCGCACCGGTGGCCACGCCGCTGGACCCACGCCACCGTCTGGTGACCACCAAGTACAACCCGGCGCGCACCTGGACCGCCGAGAACTCGGTGGGCATCGGCGGCGCCTACATGTGCGTGTACGGCATGGAAGGTCCCGGCGGTTACCAGTTCGTCGGTCGCACCCTGCAGATGTGGAACCGCTATCGCGAAGTGGCGGCCTTCGGTGGCAAACCCTGGCTGCTGCGCTTCTTCGACCAGATCCGCTTCTATCCGGTCAGCGCGGACGAGCTGCTGCGCATCCGCCGCGACTTCCCCCTGGGCCGCTTCGAGCTGCGCATCGAGGAAAGCGAACTGGCCCTGGCCGACTACCAGCAGTTCCTCACTGACGAAGCCGACGGCATCGCCGCCTTCCGCGATCACCAACGCACCGCCTTCGCCGCCGAACGCCAGCGCTGGATCGACTCCGGCCAGGCGCATTTCGAGAGCGACGAAGGCGTGGCCGAAGTCACCGAGGACACGCCGCTCGAGGCTGGCCAACACAGCGTCGACAGCCATATCGCCGGCAACCTCTGGCAGGTGCAGGTCGAGGCAGGCACCGCCGTCGAGGCCGGTGATGTGCTGGTGATTCTGGAATCCATGAAAATGGAGATTCCGCTCACCACGCCAGTGGCCGGCATCGTCCGCGAGGTTCGCGTGCAACCGGGCGCCGCGGTACGCGCCGGCCAACGGGTGGCCGTTATCGAACAGGCGTAAGCACCCCGGCCAATGGCAGGCAACACGGGCCGCACGAATGCAATGCTTCGCGCGGCTCGGCTTGCGCCCCGCCCATTGCCCACCTAGGATTGCCGCATCGTCACAGAAGCCAGCATGATGCCAGCGCCATCAACCAAAACCGCCAGCCCTCGCTCGCTGGTGTTCATCCTGCTGGTGTTGCTCGCCTGCGGCTTTCTCACCACCTCGCTGCTCAGCTACTACGCCTCGCGCGACAGCATTCGCCAGCACATCGTCGACACCGAGCTGCCGCTGGCCTCGGACACCATCTACTCGGAAATCCAGAAGGACCTGGTGCGCCCCACGCAGATCGCCTCGATGATGTCGCGCGACACCTTTCTGCGCGACTGGGTGCTGGCCGGCGAACAGGAGCCGGAGCGCGTGATCCGCTACCTGCGCGAGATTCAGGAGCACTTCGGTATCTTCACCGCCTTCTTCGTTTCCGAACGCAGCCACCTCTACTACCAGGCCAAGGGCGTGCTAAAGCACGTACGCGAAGACGAGCCGCGCGACGCCTGGTACCTGCGTGTGCGTGACATGAGCGAGCCCTATGAGATCAGCCTCGATCCGGACATGGCCAACGAAGATCGGCCGACCTTCTTCATCAACTTCAAGGTATTCGACTATCAGCAGCGCTTTATCGGCGTGGCCGGCGTCGGCCTCACCGTGGACGCCGTGGTCAAACTGGTGGACGACTACCAGCGGCGCTATGAGCGCAACATCTTCTTCACCGATCGCGCCGGTCGCCTGGTGCTGACCGGCGTCGAGGGCAGCCCCCATGGCGCCCGCCGCGGGCAGCACCTGAGCGAAGTGCCGGGCCTGGAGAAACTGCTGGCCGTGATGCCGCAGCCGCAAAGCGGCGACTTCCGCTACGACGAGCATCAGCGCGGCCACTTCACCAACGTGCGCTATATCCCCGAGCTCGACTGGTTCCTGTTCGTCGACAAGCACGAAGAAAATGCCCTGGCCGGCGTGCGCCACAGCCTGTACATCAACCTGCTGATCTGCCTGGTGATCACCGCCATCGTGCTGACCCTGGTCGGCCTGGTGATCCGTCGCTACCAAAGCCGCATCGCCGCCCTGGCCATCACCGACAGCCTCACCGCCCTGCCCAACCGGCGTGGCTTCGAGCTGCACGTCGAGCAGGCGCTGCACGAGGCGCAGCGCGACAGCAGCCCGCTGTGCGCGGTCATGCTGGATCTGGACGACTTCAAGCAGATCAACGACCGGCACGGCCACCTGGCCGGCGACGAGGTGCTGCGCGGCTTCGCCAGACAGCTGCGCGCGGCGCTGCGCCAGTCCGACATCCTGTGCCGCTGGGGTGGCGAGGAATTCATCCTGCTGCTCAAGAACACCGAGCGTGACGCCGCCCTCGAGCTGGCCGAAAAACTGCGCCGGCGCTGCGCCGAGCAGCGCTACCCGGTCGGCGGCGAGCAGCTGCAGGTCACCGTCAGCCTGGGCCTGAGCCAATGGCAGCCAGGCGAGACGCTGCACGACCTGCTCGGCCGCACTGACCGCGCCCTGTACCGCGCCAAGCAGGCCGGGCGCAACCGCGTCTGCGAGGAGCAGCGATGACCGTCGAACGCTGCCCGCTATGCGGCAAGGCCAACCGGTGCGTGATCGCCGCAGGCCGCAGCGACGCGCCCTGCTGGTGCTTCGAGGCGCAGATCGACCCCGCCGCCCTGGAGCGTCTGACGCCCGAACAGCGTGACCAGGCCTGCCTGTGCCCGGCCTGCGCGGGCGCCGTACACACCATTGAGCCCCGCGAGCCCGACTGAACCATGCGCCTGGATCGCTTCCTGAGTAACTTCCCCCGCTTCAGCCGCCAGGACAGCCGCCTGCTGATCAGCGCCGGTCGCCTGCGCGTGGACGGCGAGATCATCGTCGATCCGCGCTTCGATATCCGCGACTTCCAACGCGTGGAGCTGGACGACGAACTGCTGCAGGCCGGGCGCAGCGCGCGTTACTGGATGCTGCACAAACCGGTCGGCGTGGTCAGTGCCACCGAGCACGACGAACACCGCACCGTGCTCGATCTGCTCGACGAGCCCGACAAGCACGAACTGCACCTGGCCGGGCGCCTGGACCTCAACACCAGCGGCCTGCTGCTGATCACCAACGACGGGCTCTGGTCGCGGCGCATCACCCAGCCGCAAGCGCGCAAGCCCAAGGTCTACCACGTCACCACCGAGCAGCCGATCACCAAGGACTACGCCGAGGTCTTCGCCCGTGGCCTGTACTTCGCCTTCGAGGACCTCACCACCCTGCCCGCCGAGCTCGAGTTGCTGGACAGTCACCACGCCCGGCTGACCCTGTTCGAAGGCCGCTACCATCAGGTCAAGCGCATGTTCGGCCACTTCCGCAACCGCGTCGTCGCCCTGCACCGCGAACGCATGGGCGAGATCGTCCTCGACCCGCAATTGGCGCCCGGCCAGTACCGCGCCCTGACCGCCGCGGAAATCGCCAGCATCTGAGCCGACAGGCGGTCGTGCACAACCCTTTCAGCTCTCTTGCCAGCCCTTTTGGCCACTGCTTAACTCGAAAAGGATGTCGCCATGCCGCTCCATAGCGGCAGGCGAATCGAGGCCGCCGCCAAGTGGCCTGCATGACCCGCG harbors:
- the uca gene encoding urea carboxylase encodes the protein MFGKLLIANRGAIACRILRTLRELDIKGVAVYAEADVASLHIQQADEAFSLGEGPAAQTYLVVEKILDVAKRTGARAIHPGYGFLSENAAFAEACEAAGIAFVGPTPEQLRVFGLKHTARALAKRHGVPMLEGTELLENLDAALAAGEQVGYPVMLKSTAGGGGIGMRVCRSAAELCDAFEAVKRLGQNNFSDSGVFIEKYIQRARHLEVQVFGDGQGEVIALGVRDCSVQRRNQKVLEETPAPNLPAGMNEALCAAAIKLAEAVSYRSAGTVEFVYDSEAERFYFLEVNTRLQVEHGVTEQVWGVDLVRWMIELAAGDLPPLSDLAKALKPSGHAIQARLYAEDPGRDFQPSPGLLTAVQFPKADGKALRIDTWVEAGCEIPPYFDPMIAKLITWAPTREQASAALDKALADSVLYGVECNRNYLRQILSDAPFASGSPWTRCLENLAYQATTFEVLSAGTQTSVQDFPGRIGYWAVGVPPSGPMDSRALRLGNRLLGNDEGAAALEITMSGPLLRFNTDAVIAITGAEIPLSIDGVEQPMNTALLIAAGSTLTLGTIAGAGARSYLSIRGGIQVPDYLGSKSTFTLGQFGGHGGRALRAGDVLHIPALADRQAGNQLPAELYPALPAVREIRVIYGPHGAPEYFTPTYIETFFATAWEVHFNSSRTGVRLIGPKPEWVRESGGEAGLHPSNIHDNPYAIGAVDFTGDMPVILGPDGPSLGGFVCPVTIIEADLWQLGQLKAGDKVRFVAVDIVTARELAKTSASECTTLRGSGFIRDIGVASIAAEAERRPAAPTNATMTPIASELQSPIVLDIGQDDTRLVARLSGDTHLLLEIGQPELDLVLRFRGHALMQALQAKGLDGVIDLTPGIRSLQVHYQPETLALQTLLEIVAGEWDVVCAARDLKVPSRIVHLPLSWDDPACQLAINKYMTTVRKDAPWCPSNLEFIRRINDLENLEEVYRTVFDASYLVMGLGDVYLGAPVATPLDPRHRLVTTKYNPARTWTAENSVGIGGAYMCVYGMEGPGGYQFVGRTLQMWNRYREVAAFGGKPWLLRFFDQIRFYPVSADELLRIRRDFPLGRFELRIEESELALADYQQFLTDEADGIAAFRDHQRTAFAAERQRWIDSGQAHFESDEGVAEVTEDTPLEAGQHSVDSHIAGNLWQVQVEAGTAVEAGDVLVILESMKMEIPLTTPVAGIVREVRVQPGAAVRAGQRVAVIEQA
- a CDS encoding cysteine-rich CWC family protein, which encodes MTVERCPLCGKANRCVIAAGRSDAPCWCFEAQIDPAALERLTPEQRDQACLCPACAGAVHTIEPREPD
- a CDS encoding sensor domain-containing diguanylate cyclase produces the protein MMPAPSTKTASPRSLVFILLVLLACGFLTTSLLSYYASRDSIRQHIVDTELPLASDTIYSEIQKDLVRPTQIASMMSRDTFLRDWVLAGEQEPERVIRYLREIQEHFGIFTAFFVSERSHLYYQAKGVLKHVREDEPRDAWYLRVRDMSEPYEISLDPDMANEDRPTFFINFKVFDYQQRFIGVAGVGLTVDAVVKLVDDYQRRYERNIFFTDRAGRLVLTGVEGSPHGARRGQHLSEVPGLEKLLAVMPQPQSGDFRYDEHQRGHFTNVRYIPELDWFLFVDKHEENALAGVRHSLYINLLICLVITAIVLTLVGLVIRRYQSRIAALAITDSLTALPNRRGFELHVEQALHEAQRDSSPLCAVMLDLDDFKQINDRHGHLAGDEVLRGFARQLRAALRQSDILCRWGGEEFILLLKNTERDAALELAEKLRRRCAEQRYPVGGEQLQVTVSLGLSQWQPGETLHDLLGRTDRALYRAKQAGRNRVCEEQR
- a CDS encoding pseudouridine synthase, which codes for MRLDRFLSNFPRFSRQDSRLLISAGRLRVDGEIIVDPRFDIRDFQRVELDDELLQAGRSARYWMLHKPVGVVSATEHDEHRTVLDLLDEPDKHELHLAGRLDLNTSGLLLITNDGLWSRRITQPQARKPKVYHVTTEQPITKDYAEVFARGLYFAFEDLTTLPAELELLDSHHARLTLFEGRYHQVKRMFGHFRNRVVALHRERMGEIVLDPQLAPGQYRALTAAEIASI